In Carya illinoinensis cultivar Pawnee chromosome 7, C.illinoinensisPawnee_v1, whole genome shotgun sequence, the following are encoded in one genomic region:
- the LOC122316312 gene encoding protein SEED AND ROOT HAIR PROTECTIVE PROTEIN-like — translation MALTRFFMSSTSILLLSLLVIASATDYGYAPKPDYGQPKPQDHKPLPTEQLDYGKPKPQGNDKPRAVARITCKAVDEKGYEAIPFSILSDECDAKGYFLAPLSSSFLKESRNIKECKALLEHSPLETCKVPIDVNHGSTGAALSSFRILSNKQMKLFSVGLFFYTSEPRESSPQLPQTGFY, via the exons ATGGCTCTCACTCGTTTTTTCATGTCTTCAACCTCTATCCTTCTTTTGTCACTGCTAGTTATTGCCTCCGCTACCGATTATGGATATGCTCCAAAACCGGACTACGGTCAACCAAAACCCCAAGATCATAAACCTCTCCCCACAGAACAACTAGACTATGGGAAACCAAAACCCCAAGGAAATGATAAGCCTA GAGCCGTGGCAAGGATAACATGTAAAGCTGTTGACGAGAAAGGGTACGAGGCAATTCCTTTCTCCATATTGAGTGATGAATGCGATGCGAAGGGCTACTTCCTTGCTCCATTATCTTCTTCGTTTCTTAAGGAAAGCAGGAATATAAAAGAATGCAAGGCATTACTAGAGCATTCTCCACTAGAAACTTGTAAAGTTCCTATTGATGTGAACCATGGTAGTACTGGTGCTGCCCTTTCTTCTTTCCGCATTCTCAGCAACAAACAAATGAAGTTATTCTCTGTTGGCCTTTTCTTCTACACCTCAGAACCTCGTGAGTCGTCTCCACAGCTCCCTCAAACCGGTTTTTATTAG